From a region of the Azospirillum formosense genome:
- a CDS encoding protein phosphatase CheZ, translating into MAPPVSSSLADQKLLRQQLDAAHAEAAQPLSREEVTDIVRSILGSMDGDISATDLRLYKEVVDLARFIESAKQELAALQPAEIRDQHIPNATDELDAVVGATEQATFAIFDACDVITGISGRIDPENSAKLTEQVTKIFEACNFQDITGQRISKVVRTLKHIESKVDMIVAAFGDEVRQNHTRPAAAAAAAATAVHTDPAPNFATDRPADDPEAGLLHGPQMTSAAMDQDEIDRLLASFD; encoded by the coding sequence ATGGCCCCGCCCGTTTCCTCCTCGCTCGCCGACCAGAAGCTCCTGCGCCAGCAGCTCGACGCCGCCCATGCCGAAGCGGCCCAGCCGCTGAGCCGCGAGGAGGTGACGGACATCGTCCGCTCCATCCTCGGCAGCATGGACGGCGACATCTCCGCCACCGACCTGCGCCTCTACAAGGAGGTGGTCGACCTCGCCCGCTTCATCGAAAGCGCCAAGCAGGAGCTGGCGGCGCTGCAGCCCGCGGAAATCCGCGACCAGCACATTCCCAACGCCACCGATGAGCTGGACGCCGTCGTCGGCGCGACGGAACAGGCCACCTTCGCCATCTTCGACGCCTGCGACGTCATCACCGGCATTTCCGGCCGGATCGATCCGGAGAATTCCGCGAAGCTGACCGAGCAGGTGACCAAGATCTTCGAGGCCTGCAATTTCCAGGACATCACCGGCCAGCGCATTTCCAAGGTCGTGCGCACGCTCAAGCACATCGAATCGAAGGTCGACATGATCGTCGCGGCCTTCGGCGACGAGGTGCGGCAGAACCACACCCGCCCGGCGGCGGCCGCCGCGGCGGCCGCGACCGCCGTCCACACCGATCCGGCGCCGAACTTCGCCACCGACCGCCCGGCCGACGACCCGGAGGCCGGGCTGCTGCACGGGCCGCAGATGACCAGCGCCGCCATGGACCAGGACGAGATCGACCGCCTGCTGGCGAGCTTCGATTAA
- a CDS encoding general stress protein, with protein sequence MNDQNQGRSSGGQHSGGNFKNDPERAAEAGHKGGQVSGGNFKNDPERASEAGHKGGQASGGNFKNDPERASEAGHKGGQASGGNFKNDPERASEAGRKGGEHSHGGGRSSGS encoded by the coding sequence ATGAACGACCAGAACCAGGGCCGTAGCTCGGGCGGTCAGCACTCCGGCGGCAACTTCAAGAACGATCCGGAACGTGCGGCGGAAGCCGGTCACAAGGGCGGCCAGGTTTCCGGCGGCAACTTCAAGAACGACCCGGAGCGTGCCTCCGAAGCCGGCCATAAGGGTGGCCAGGCGTCCGGCGGCAACTTCAAGAACGACCCGGAGCGTGCTTCGGAAGCCGGCCACAAGGGTGGCCAGGCGTCCGGCGGCAACTTCAAGAACGACCCGGAACGCGCATCGGAAGCGGGCCGCAAGGGCGGCGAACACAGCCATGGTGGCGGGCGGAGCAGCGGCAGCTGA
- a CDS encoding DUF6468 domain-containing protein, which translates to MSPTLTLVLDLVMVGLLAATIAYAIILNRQIIKLRESRGEMAELVRGLNEAMSRAETGVRGLKKTAHETGDDLQRTVAKAQTLRDELEFMIEAADAMANRLGNVGGERPKPGPAARPAARPGLSARPPVAPRPAVAPRPILEDDHGHDDHDHDDHDLHDDGHADHDDHDDLPPLRSAAFRNEPLRADPLRADPLRVDALSRRPAPASDPIVREGESLSRAERELLQAIENAGKGVG; encoded by the coding sequence ATGAGCCCGACCCTCACGCTCGTCCTCGATCTGGTGATGGTGGGGCTGCTCGCCGCGACCATCGCCTATGCGATCATCCTCAACCGGCAGATCATCAAGCTGCGCGAGAGCCGCGGCGAGATGGCCGAGCTGGTGCGCGGCCTGAACGAGGCCATGTCGCGCGCCGAAACCGGCGTGCGCGGTCTGAAGAAGACGGCCCACGAGACCGGCGACGACCTGCAGCGCACGGTCGCCAAGGCGCAGACCCTGCGCGACGAGCTGGAATTCATGATCGAGGCCGCCGACGCCATGGCGAACCGGCTGGGCAACGTCGGCGGGGAGCGCCCGAAGCCGGGCCCCGCGGCGCGTCCGGCGGCGCGCCCCGGCCTGTCCGCCCGACCGCCCGTCGCGCCCCGTCCGGCCGTCGCCCCGCGTCCGATCCTCGAGGACGATCACGGTCACGACGACCACGACCACGACGACCACGATCTCCACGACGACGGCCACGCCGACCACGACGATCACGACGACCTGCCGCCGCTGCGCTCCGCCGCCTTCCGGAACGAGCCGCTGCGCGCCGATCCACTGCGCGCCGATCCGCTGCGGGTCGATGCTCTGTCGCGGCGCCCGGCGCCGGCGTCCGATCCCATCGTGCGCGAGGGCGAGAGCCTGTCCCGCGCCGAACGTGAACTTCTGCAAGCCATCGAGAACGCCGGCAAGGGGGTCGGATGA
- the fliM gene encoding flagellar motor switch protein FliM, which translates to MSNTEELSEEERLAAEWAALAEDGGDMGDMADMGGGGSTRVLNQDEIDSLLGFDQGGAGDGDNSGIMALVNSALVNYERLPMLEVVFDRLVRMMSTSLRNFTSDNVEVSLDQISSVRFGDYLNSIPLPAMLSVFKAEEWDNYGLMVVDSALIYSIVDVLLGGRRGTAAMRIEGRPYTTIERNLVERMVHVVLSDLSAAFDPLSPVTFRFDRLETNPRFATIARPANAAVLVKLRIDMEDRGGRLELMIPYATLEPVRELLLQMFMGEKFGRDSIWETHLASELLVTDVDISAVLDEVTMTLHDVLNWRVGTRILLNATPDGTIELRCGDVSMFQGRMGRKGGHIAVRIERELPKQEVMRL; encoded by the coding sequence ATGAGCAACACCGAGGAACTGAGCGAAGAAGAACGCCTTGCCGCCGAATGGGCCGCCCTCGCCGAAGACGGCGGCGACATGGGCGACATGGCGGACATGGGCGGCGGCGGGTCGACCCGCGTCCTGAACCAGGACGAGATCGACAGCCTGCTCGGCTTCGACCAGGGCGGCGCCGGCGACGGCGACAACTCCGGCATCATGGCGCTGGTCAATTCGGCGCTGGTCAACTACGAACGCCTGCCCATGCTGGAGGTGGTCTTCGACCGCCTCGTCCGCATGATGTCCACGTCCCTGCGCAACTTCACCTCCGACAACGTCGAGGTCAGCCTCGACCAGATCTCCTCGGTGCGCTTCGGCGACTACCTGAACTCGATTCCGCTGCCGGCGATGCTGTCCGTCTTCAAGGCGGAGGAGTGGGACAACTACGGCCTGATGGTCGTGGACTCGGCGCTGATCTACTCCATCGTGGACGTGCTGCTGGGCGGGCGGCGCGGCACCGCGGCGATGCGCATCGAGGGCCGCCCCTACACGACCATCGAGCGCAACCTCGTGGAGCGCATGGTCCATGTGGTGCTGTCCGACCTGTCCGCCGCCTTCGACCCGCTGTCGCCCGTCACCTTCCGCTTCGACCGGCTGGAGACCAACCCGCGCTTCGCGACCATCGCGCGCCCGGCCAACGCGGCGGTGCTGGTCAAGCTGCGCATCGACATGGAGGATCGCGGCGGCCGCCTGGAACTGATGATCCCCTACGCGACTCTGGAGCCGGTGCGCGAGCTTCTGCTCCAGATGTTCATGGGTGAGAAGTTCGGCCGCGACTCGATCTGGGAAACCCACCTCGCCTCGGAACTGCTGGTCACCGACGTGGACATCTCCGCGGTGCTGGACGAGGTGACGATGACCCTTCACGACGTGCTGAACTGGCGCGTCGGCACGCGAATCCTTCTGAACGCCACGCCGGACGGCACCATCGAGCTGCGCTGCGGCGACGTTTCCATGTTCCAAGGCCGCATGGGCCGCAAGGGCGGGCACATCGCCGTGCGGATCGAGCGGGAGCTGCCCAAGCAGGAGGTCATGCGGCTATGA
- a CDS encoding flagellar basal body-associated FliL family protein: MTAHAEDDVPTDGLPRKKFSGKKLVLFVILPLVLLIGAGAGVYFSGLLDSLLGKKEEHAEAPAEPAQPDPHAAPVFYDLPDMLVNLNSSGKRPAFLKIKISIQLSKGEDIPAIEHVLPRIIDNFQVYLRELRLEDLKGSAGMYRLRQELLMRITASAHPVKVKDVLFKEMLVQ, encoded by the coding sequence ATGACCGCGCACGCTGAAGACGACGTTCCGACCGATGGCCTGCCGCGCAAGAAATTCAGCGGCAAGAAGCTGGTCCTGTTCGTCATCCTGCCCCTGGTGCTGCTGATCGGCGCCGGTGCGGGCGTCTATTTCAGCGGCCTGCTCGACTCGCTGCTCGGCAAGAAGGAGGAGCACGCGGAGGCGCCGGCGGAACCGGCGCAGCCCGATCCCCACGCGGCGCCGGTCTTCTACGACCTGCCGGACATGCTGGTGAACCTGAACAGCAGCGGCAAGCGTCCGGCCTTCCTGAAGATCAAGATCTCGATCCAGCTCTCGAAGGGCGAGGACATACCGGCCATCGAGCATGTGCTGCCGCGCATCATCGACAACTTCCAGGTCTATCTGCGCGAACTGCGGCTGGAGGACCTGAAGGGGTCGGCGGGCATGTACCGCCTGCGCCAGGAGCTGCTGATGCGGATCACCGCGTCCGCCCATCCGGTGAAGGTCAAGGACGTTCTGTTCAAGGAAATGCTGGTCCAGTAG
- the flgF gene encoding flagellar basal-body rod protein FlgF → MENPIYVSLSRQMTLRRQLDVISNNIANMNTTGFKQQRMLFTEFLERPGMHEQISFVQDRAVVRDLSAGGMMQTGNPLDLALTGHGYFTVDTASGPRYTRAGNFRLNDQRQIVDGGGLPVLGDNGQPLAIPNGTRDIMVSGDGTVSTELGPVGRLNIVTFRNEQLMTEVGAGLYVSDEEPQAAPADTKVAQGMLENSNVKPVVEMTALIEIQRQYQSNQKLIENEHERIRSAIQKLGRTA, encoded by the coding sequence ATGGAAAACCCGATCTACGTGTCCCTGTCGCGTCAGATGACCCTGCGCCGCCAGTTGGACGTGATCTCGAACAACATCGCGAACATGAACACCACGGGCTTCAAGCAGCAGCGCATGCTGTTCACGGAGTTCCTGGAGCGTCCGGGCATGCACGAGCAGATCAGCTTCGTGCAGGACCGCGCCGTGGTGCGCGACCTCTCGGCGGGCGGCATGATGCAGACCGGCAACCCGCTGGATCTGGCGCTGACCGGCCACGGCTACTTCACGGTCGATACGGCGAGCGGCCCGCGCTACACCCGCGCCGGCAATTTCCGGCTGAACGACCAGCGCCAGATCGTCGACGGCGGCGGCCTGCCGGTCCTGGGCGACAACGGCCAGCCGCTCGCCATCCCGAACGGCACCCGGGACATCATGGTGTCCGGCGACGGCACCGTCTCCACCGAGCTGGGTCCGGTCGGCCGGCTGAACATCGTCACCTTCCGCAACGAGCAGCTGATGACCGAGGTGGGGGCCGGCCTCTACGTCAGCGACGAGGAGCCGCAGGCGGCCCCGGCCGACACGAAGGTGGCACAGGGAATGCTAGAGAATTCGAACGTGAAGCCGGTGGTCGAGATGACGGCGCTGATCGAGATCCAGCGCCAGTACCAGTCGAACCAGAAGCTGATCGAGAACGAGCACGAGCGCATCCGCAGCGCCATCCAGAAGCTGGGCCGCACAGCCTGA
- the flgG gene encoding flagellar basal-body rod protein FlgG: MRSLAIGATGMIAQQLNVETISNNIANATTTGFKKQRAEFQDLLYQNFRRIGSTSSDAGTIVPTGVQVGAGVRVAAVARVLEQGNLTVTDNKLDVAINGSGYFQVQLPSGDTAYTRAGNFKLSPEGIIVTADGYPVQPAITIPAEAVDVAINASGEVMVKLDGQVAQQNVGQIQLATFANAAGLEAVGDNLFLQTGASGEAVGGNPGAPGFGRVVQGALETSNVNIVQEITTLISAQRAYEMNSKVIKTTDEMMQQASQLR; encoded by the coding sequence ATGCGCAGCCTCGCCATCGGCGCCACCGGCATGATCGCCCAGCAGCTGAACGTCGAAACCATCTCGAACAACATCGCCAACGCGACGACGACCGGCTTCAAGAAGCAGCGGGCCGAGTTCCAGGACCTGCTGTACCAGAACTTCCGCCGCATCGGCTCCACCTCGTCGGACGCCGGCACCATCGTGCCGACCGGCGTGCAGGTGGGCGCCGGCGTGCGCGTCGCCGCGGTGGCCCGCGTGCTGGAGCAGGGCAACCTGACCGTCACCGACAACAAGCTCGACGTCGCCATCAACGGCTCCGGCTACTTCCAGGTGCAGCTTCCCAGCGGCGACACGGCCTACACCCGCGCCGGCAATTTCAAGCTGTCGCCGGAGGGCATCATCGTCACCGCCGACGGCTATCCGGTGCAGCCGGCCATCACCATCCCGGCGGAAGCCGTGGACGTCGCCATCAACGCCTCGGGCGAGGTGATGGTGAAGCTGGACGGCCAGGTGGCCCAGCAGAATGTCGGCCAGATCCAGCTGGCCACCTTCGCCAACGCGGCCGGCCTGGAAGCGGTCGGCGACAACCTGTTCCTGCAGACCGGCGCGTCGGGCGAGGCGGTCGGCGGCAACCCCGGCGCCCCCGGCTTCGGCCGCGTGGTGCAGGGCGCGCTGGAGACCTCCAACGTCAACATCGTGCAGGAGATCACCACCCTGATCTCCGCCCAGCGCGCCTACGAGATGAACTCCAAGGTCATCAAGACCACCGACGAGATGATGCAGCAGGCCTCGCAGCTCCGCTGA
- the flgA gene encoding flagellar basal body P-ring formation chaperone FlgA, with protein MPRPALRILGTALVAAALAGGPAVFARSALAQTVDGAASAAAQAVVYSPAHVEAALSDALSRQITTGRLQMELDNRAVELRAPAGAGSLTVENLYYNPVQGRFAAEVIVADTRPVVRLPVSGRAYGVVQVPVLSRRIAPGDVIGPGDVDWQDVRADLAGSDIAATDAQLIGLTPRRGVPVNQPVRLRDLQSPRVVDKGALVTITLATENLTLSVQGKALQDGGRGDVIRVVNTQSNRILEATVAGPNIVAVAKPGVLAK; from the coding sequence ATGCCCCGCCCCGCCCTCCGCATCCTCGGCACCGCCCTCGTCGCCGCCGCCCTCGCCGGCGGCCCGGCGGTCTTCGCCCGGTCGGCCCTCGCCCAGACTGTGGACGGCGCCGCTTCCGCGGCGGCACAGGCGGTGGTCTACAGCCCGGCCCATGTCGAGGCGGCGCTGTCCGACGCGCTGTCCCGCCAGATCACCACCGGCCGCCTGCAGATGGAGCTGGACAACCGGGCGGTGGAGCTGCGCGCCCCGGCGGGCGCCGGCAGCCTGACGGTGGAGAACCTCTACTACAACCCGGTGCAGGGCCGCTTCGCCGCGGAGGTGATCGTGGCCGACACCCGCCCGGTCGTCCGCCTCCCGGTGTCGGGCCGCGCCTATGGCGTGGTGCAGGTGCCGGTGCTGTCGCGGCGCATCGCGCCCGGCGACGTGATCGGCCCCGGCGACGTGGATTGGCAGGACGTGCGCGCCGACCTCGCCGGCAGCGACATCGCCGCCACCGACGCCCAGCTCATCGGCCTGACACCCCGGCGCGGCGTCCCCGTGAATCAGCCGGTGCGGCTGCGCGACCTGCAGTCGCCGCGGGTCGTCGACAAGGGCGCGCTGGTCACCATCACGCTGGCCACCGAGAACCTGACCCTGTCGGTCCAGGGCAAGGCCCTGCAGGACGGCGGCCGGGGCGACGTGATCCGCGTCGTCAACACCCAGTCGAACCGCATCCTCGAAGCGACCGTCGCCGGCCCCAACATCGTCGCCGTGGCAAAGCCCGGCGTCCTCGCGAAGTAA
- the flgH gene encoding flagellar basal body L-ring protein FlgH encodes MPALKTTAPGHTVRMAFRFALLAAVAAGLPACNAMSRVADIGSAPELTKIKDPQAQPGYQPVSLPMPTPLPTERNPNSLWRTGAKAFFKDQRAAKVGDLLTVDIQINDQAQMNNQTTRTRGNTEKAGMPSLFGFEGKALQRALPDGVNAGSLLDLNSSTSNDGKGAINRKEQITLKVAALVTQTLPNGNMVIQGRQEVRVNYEVRDLIITGVIRPEDITAQNTISYEKVAEARISYGGRGQITDVQQPRYGQQLFDIIMPF; translated from the coding sequence ATGCCCGCCCTCAAGACGACCGCCCCCGGGCACACGGTCCGCATGGCGTTCCGCTTCGCTCTGCTCGCCGCCGTCGCCGCCGGCCTCCCCGCCTGCAACGCCATGTCGCGCGTGGCGGACATCGGATCCGCCCCGGAACTCACCAAGATCAAGGACCCGCAGGCGCAGCCCGGCTACCAGCCGGTCAGCCTGCCGATGCCCACGCCGCTGCCGACGGAGCGCAACCCGAACTCCCTGTGGCGGACCGGCGCCAAGGCCTTCTTCAAGGACCAGCGCGCCGCCAAGGTCGGCGACCTGCTGACCGTTGACATCCAGATCAACGATCAGGCGCAGATGAACAACCAGACGACGCGCACCCGCGGCAACACCGAGAAGGCCGGCATGCCGAGCCTCTTCGGCTTCGAAGGAAAGGCGCTGCAGCGCGCGCTGCCCGACGGGGTGAACGCCGGCAGCCTGCTGGACCTCAACAGCTCGACCTCCAACGACGGCAAGGGCGCCATCAACCGCAAGGAGCAGATCACCCTCAAGGTGGCCGCGCTGGTCACCCAGACCCTGCCCAACGGCAACATGGTGATCCAGGGCCGCCAGGAGGTCCGGGTGAACTACGAGGTGCGCGACCTGATCATCACCGGCGTGATCCGGCCCGAGGACATCACCGCGCAGAACACCATCAGCTACGAGAAGGTCGCCGAGGCCCGCATCTCCTACGGCGGACGCGGCCAGATCACCGACGTGCAGCAGCCGCGCTACGGCCAGCAGCTCTTCGACATCATCATGCCCTTCTGA
- the dksA gene encoding RNA polymerase-binding protein DksA, with product MSSPLLPKNYTPSEDEEFMNPVMREYFRQKLLRWRAELLAESSETLSSLQEGGIQEPDIADRASAETDRALELRTRDRERKLISKIDAALERLQDGSYGYCEETGEPISVRRLDARPIATLSLEAQERHERMERTQRDD from the coding sequence ATGTCGTCTCCGCTTCTGCCTAAGAACTACACCCCGTCGGAAGACGAGGAGTTCATGAATCCCGTGATGCGGGAATATTTCCGTCAGAAGCTGCTGCGCTGGCGCGCGGAGCTGCTGGCTGAATCCAGCGAGACCCTGAGCAGCCTTCAGGAAGGCGGCATCCAGGAACCGGACATCGCCGACCGCGCGTCGGCCGAAACCGACCGGGCGCTGGAACTCCGCACCCGCGACCGCGAGCGCAAGCTGATCTCCAAAATCGACGCGGCGCTGGAGCGGTTGCAGGATGGGTCCTACGGCTATTGCGAGGAAACGGGGGAGCCCATCTCCGTCCGCCGCCTCGACGCCCGCCCCATCGCGACGCTGAGCCTGGAAGCCCAGGAGCGGCACGAGCGGATGGAGCGCACACAGCGCGACGACTGA
- a CDS encoding flagellar assembly protein FliX, translating to MKVEGPGKLRGSSSVRRTGKAEGSSGASFSKQLVGETNTAQGVHAAAPLAGIASVLALQEVDDATARASRGKMRAEEMLDKLEEIQHGLLAGTLPAQKLMDLVKVVQSRRVHVDDPRLADILDQIDLRAQVELAKLTP from the coding sequence ATGAAAGTCGAAGGCCCCGGAAAACTTCGCGGCAGCAGCTCGGTCCGGCGCACGGGGAAAGCCGAAGGCTCGTCCGGTGCGTCCTTTTCCAAGCAGCTCGTCGGCGAGACCAACACCGCGCAGGGCGTCCACGCCGCGGCGCCGCTGGCCGGCATCGCCAGCGTGCTGGCGTTGCAGGAGGTGGATGACGCCACGGCCCGCGCGTCGCGCGGCAAGATGCGCGCCGAGGAGATGCTCGACAAGCTGGAGGAGATCCAGCACGGGCTTCTGGCCGGCACGCTTCCGGCGCAGAAGCTGATGGACCTCGTGAAGGTGGTGCAGTCGCGCCGCGTCCATGTGGACGATCCGCGTCTGGCCGACATTCTTGACCAGATCGACCTGCGCGCCCAGGTCGAGCTGGCGAAGCTCACCCCCTGA